One segment of Cryptococcus neoformans var. grubii H99 chromosome 2, complete sequence DNA contains the following:
- a CDS encoding acyltransferase — protein MAQKPLYTIPINDRPPHGPWTSKILFPVIFTLAQLGINSAQFLFVPLLLVPFVGKRLFSSAIGWTKDGYGRLLIAITVLFGPTQFAITTDTPPSHGQTLVERDTNGHVIKINLPDRLVIMANHQAYLDWIYIWILACYAGHSPGLIILLKASLKNIPVIGWGMRFFNFIFLRRSWAADRDNLTLALRQLGEEAQSGQENSETSTLLPLRKRSPLWLLIFPEGTIISDEERVKSIKYAKREGVDDFATLLHPRSTGLLFCLRTLLPQIPDLNLLDITIGYPGVPFGNYPQNWYGLFSVFLKSVPPPTVYLHLHLYSHLGERECKIPSLVPRRSSSAPGLSTDSGLANAEEARAFELWLRDLWTAKERRMEQFYKSQRFSGPYDIVPIQQIKWYHWISAIGGGGLGTVVLLAFCIWFVVCR, from the exons ATGGCACAGAAACCTCTATACACCATACCAATAAACGATAGACCGCCCCATGGTCCCTGGACATCCAAGATACTCTTTCCAGTCATTTTCACCCTCGCCCAATTAGGTATCAACTCTGCTCAATTCTTGTTCGTACCCCTACTCTTAGTGCCCTTTGTGGGGAAGCGATTATTCTCTAGCGCTATTGGATGGACTAAGGATGGATATGGACGACTAC TTATTGCGATTACTGTTCTTTTCGGACCGACGCAGTTCGCAATTACCACCGATACACCACCATCTCATGGCCAAACCCTTGTCGAACGCGATACGAATGGGCATGTTATAAAGATAAACTTACCTGACCGCTTGGTGATCATGGCCAACCACCAAGCGTATCTGGACTGGATATACATTTGGATCCTTGCATGTTATGCTGGACATTCGCCCGGACTGATCATTTTGTTGAAGGCCAGTCTCAAGAATATTCCGGTGATAGGATGGGGCATG CGTTTTTTCAATTTCATTTTCCTTAGGCGGTCTTGGGCCGCCGATAGAGACAACCTAACATTAGCCTTAAGGCAATTAGGCGAAGAAGCACAATCCGGCCAAGAAAACTCCGAAACGTCGACATTACTTCctttgaggaagaggtcaCCCCTCTGGCTTCTCATTTTTCCAGAAGGAACCATCATCAGCGATGAAGAGAGGGTCAAAAGCATCAAATACGCCAAAAGGGAAGGCGTT GATGATTTCGCTACCTTGTTGCATCCGCGATCGACAGGACTTCTATTCTGTTTGAGGACATTGTTACCCCAGATTCCCGACCTTAATTTGTTAGATATTACGATAGGGTATCCAGGAGTGCCGTTTGGAAATTATCCCCAGAATTG GTATGGGCTATTCTCTGTATTCCTTAAATCCGTACCGCCCCCCACGGTATACTTACATCTACACCTCTATTCCCATCTTGGAGAACGCGAATGCAAAATACCATCCCTCGTACCCAGGCGATCATCAAGTGCCCCAGGGCTATCGACAGATTCGGGCTTAGCAAATGCGGAGGAAGCTCGCGCGTTTGAACTTTGGCTACGCGATTTATGGACAGCGAAAGAGAGGCGCATGGAACAATTTTACAAGTCTCAACGATTTAGCGGCCCTTATGACATAGTGCCGATTCAACAAAT AAAATGGTATCACTGGATATCTGCTATTGGAGGTGGTGGGCTTGGGACTGTAGTTCTTCTTGCGTTTTGTATTTGGTTTGTGGTGTGTAGATGA
- a CDS encoding acyltransferase, variant: MANHQAYLDWIYIWILACYAGHSPGLIILLKASLKNIPVIGWGMRFFNFIFLRRSWAADRDNLTLALRQLGEEAQSGQENSETSTLLPLRKRSPLWLLIFPEGTIISDEERVKSIKYAKREGVDDFATLLHPRSTGLLFCLRTLLPQIPDLNLLDITIGYPGVPFGNYPQNWYGLFSVFLKSVPPPTVYLHLHLYSHLGERECKIPSLVPRRSSSAPGLSTDSGLANAEEARAFELWLRDLWTAKERRMEQFYKSQRFSGPYDIVPIQQIKWYHWISAIGGGGLGTVVLLAFCIWFVVCR; encoded by the exons ATGGCCAACCACCAAGCGTATCTGGACTGGATATACATTTGGATCCTTGCATGTTATGCTGGACATTCGCCCGGACTGATCATTTTGTTGAAGGCCAGTCTCAAGAATATTCCGGTGATAGGATGGGGCATG CGTTTTTTCAATTTCATTTTCCTTAGGCGGTCTTGGGCCGCCGATAGAGACAACCTAACATTAGCCTTAAGGCAATTAGGCGAAGAAGCACAATCCGGCCAAGAAAACTCCGAAACGTCGACATTACTTCctttgaggaagaggtcaCCCCTCTGGCTTCTCATTTTTCCAGAAGGAACCATCATCAGCGATGAAGAGAGGGTCAAAAGCATCAAATACGCCAAAAGGGAAGGCGTT GATGATTTCGCTACCTTGTTGCATCCGCGATCGACAGGACTTCTATTCTGTTTGAGGACATTGTTACCCCAGATTCCCGACCTTAATTTGTTAGATATTACGATAGGGTATCCAGGAGTGCCGTTTGGAAATTATCCCCAGAATTG GTATGGGCTATTCTCTGTATTCCTTAAATCCGTACCGCCCCCCACGGTATACTTACATCTACACCTCTATTCCCATCTTGGAGAACGCGAATGCAAAATACCATCCCTCGTACCCAGGCGATCATCAAGTGCCCCAGGGCTATCGACAGATTCGGGCTTAGCAAATGCGGAGGAAGCTCGCGCGTTTGAACTTTGGCTACGCGATTTATGGACAGCGAAAGAGAGGCGCATGGAACAATTTTACAAGTCTCAACGATTTAGCGGCCCTTATGACATAGTGCCGATTCAACAAAT AAAATGGTATCACTGGATATCTGCTATTGGAGGTGGTGGGCTTGGGACTGTAGTTCTTCTTGCGTTTTGTATTTGGTTTGTGGTGTGTAGATGA
- a CDS encoding calcium/proton exchanger, whose product MASLETSPLLPSQASDHPSASKPFDLLGSTRYLMLGSWINVLLICVPLSLIAEALGWSAAARFTTSFLAIVPLAKLLGDSTEQLSMKLGQTLGGLLNATFGNAVELIVAIVALRQNELELVQRSLLGSVLSNLLLVLGMSFFAAGFFFYESTFQATAAQASSSLMTLACITLILPAAYHASEIDKSNSLVGTLLGKEVSDSPDEFLKGLLLLSRGTSVILLLTYFGYLYFQLRTHSGLFEAENEEAEEMEVAEMDQWSAGIWLLIITVITAFCADILVGSIDETAQQWNIPKRFIGLILLPLVGNAAEHVTSVWMACKGKMELTIGVSVGSSIQIAAGMIPLLVIIAWPLQKDLTLFFANFETIVLFVSVMLVNLLLQDGRSNYMEGVMLMSLYLVIALSYLV is encoded by the exons ATGGCCTCACTCGAGACATctccactccttccttcccaggCGTCTGATCACCCTTCCGCCTCGAAACCCTTCGACTTGTTGGGTTCCACTAGATACCTAATGCTGGGATCCTGGATTAACGTTCTCCTGATTTGTGTCCCTCTTAGTCTCATAG CCGAGGCGCTCGGTTGGAGTGCCGCCGCGCGCTTCACGACATCCTTCCTGGCGATTGTTCCGCTAGCCAAG CTTCTAGGGGACAGTACAGAGCAGCTGTCCATGAAACTCGGGCAAACACTTGGAGGTCTTCTGAATGCGAC CTTCGGTAATGCAGTCGAGTTGATTGTTGCCATTGTCGCTTTACGACAGA ATGAATTAGAGCTTGTTCAAAGGTCCCTTTTGGGCAGTGTGCTTTCAAATTTACTTTTGGTTTTGGGCATGAGCTTCTTTGC GGCtggtttcttcttctacgAATCCACTTTTCAGGCCACAGCTGCTCAAGCAAGTTCATCATTGATGACGCTTGCTTGTATAACATTGATCCTACCAGCCGCCT ATCACGCCTCAGAGATTGACAAAAGTAACTCTCTTGTTGGCACCTTGTTGGGTAAAGAAGTCTCCGATTCTCCCGATGAATTCCTCAAAggtctcctcctcctttcgCGAGGCACTTCTGTCATTCTCCTCCTAACTTATTTTGGGTATCTTTACTTTCAGCTGCGGACTCATTCAGGTCTATTCGAAgctgagaatgaagaggcagaagaaatggaggtTGCGGAAATGGATCAATGGAGTGCTGGCATCTGGCTCTTAATCATAACAGTTATCACTGCGTTCTGTGCAGATATTCTTGTTGGCAGCATTGACGAGACAGCTCAGCAATGGAATATCCCCAAAAG GTTTATTGGgctcatccttcttcctcttgtgGGCAATGCTGCTGAGCATGTCACATCTGTCTGGATGGCTTGCAAAGGCAAGATGGAGCTTACCATTGGTGTAAGTGTTGGGTCTAGCATTCAAATTGCTGCAGGCATGATCCCACTACTGGTCATCATTGCATGGCCCCTTCAAAAGGATCTAACGCTTTTCTTT GCCAACTTTGAGACAATTGTCCTGTTTGTGTCAGTGATGCTGGTCAACTTACTGCTGCAAGATG GTCGCAGCAATTACATGGAGGGTGTTATGT TGATGTCCTTGTACCTAGTGATTGCCTTGAGCTACCTTGTCTAA